One window of Nicotiana tomentosiformis chromosome 11, ASM39032v3, whole genome shotgun sequence genomic DNA carries:
- the LOC138900687 gene encoding uncharacterized mitochondrial protein AtMg00810-like — protein MCLKQSPRAWFGKFSTIIQEFGMTRSEADHSVFYRHSAPNLYIYLVVYVDDIVITGNDQDGITNLKQHLFQHFQTKDLGRLKYFLGIEVAQSSSGIVISQRKYALDILEKTGMMGCRPIDSPMDPNAKLLPGQGEPLRDPTRCRRLIGKLNYLTVTRPDISFPVSVVSQFMDSLCDSHWDAVVRILRYIKSAPGKGLLFEDRGHEQIVGYTDADWTGSPFDRRSTSGYCVLVGGNLVSWKSKKQNVVARSSAEAEYRAMAMATCELVWVKQLLKELKFGEISKMELVCDNQAALHIASNPVFHERTKHIEIDCHFVREKILSGDIVTKFVKSNDQLADIFTKSLIGSRISYMCNKLGTYDVYAPA, from the coding sequence ATgtgtttgaaacagtcccctcgagcttggtttggtaagttcagcacaattattcaggagttcggcatgactcgtagtgaggctgatcactctgtgttttatcgacattctgctcctaatctgtatatttatctagtggtttatgttgatgatattgttattactggtaatgatcaggatggtattactaatctgaagcaacatctctttcagcacttccagactaaggatctgggcagattgaagtattttctaggtattgaggtcgctcagtctagctcaggtattgttatttcacagcggaagtatgccttagacattcttgagaagactggaatgatgggttgcagacctattgactctcctatggatccgaatgctaagcttttgcctggacagggggagcctcttagagaccctacgagatgtAGGAGGTTgattggcaaattgaattacctcacagtgactagacctgacatttcttttccggtgagtgttgtaagtcagtttatggattctctctgtgatagtcactgggatgcagttgttcgcattcttcggtatataaagtcagctccaggcaaaggattactattcgaggatcgaggccacgagcagattgttgggtacacagatgctgattggacaggatcaccttttgatagacgttctacatctggatattgtgttctagtgggaggtaatttggtctcgtggaagagcaagaaacagaatgtagttgctcgatctagcgccgaagccgaatatcgggccatggctatggcgacgtgtgagttagtttgggtcaagcagttgctcaaggagttaaagttcggagaaatcagcaagatggaactagtgtgtgataaccaagctgctcttcatattgcgtcaaatccggtgttccatgagaggactaaacacattgagatcgactgtcactttgtcagagaaaaaatactttcaggagatattgttacaaagtttgtaaagtcgaatgatcaactagcagatattttcactaagtctcttattggttctcgtattagttacatgtgtaacaagctcggtacatatgatgtgtatgcaccggcttga